In Treponema sp. OMZ 798, the following proteins share a genomic window:
- a CDS encoding type II toxin-antitoxin system RelE/ParE family toxin has translation MKKYILRYLPLAKQDLDGIINYIQNNLQNPIAAENTLSKIESAILERLGNPEDFAIWSSKKQRPYPYRRINVGNYTVWYVVIDNIMEIRRILYSRRYEENLI, from the coding sequence ATGAAAAAATATATTTTGCGTTATCTTCCTTTAGCAAAACAGGATTTAGACGGTATCATAAATTATATTCAAAATAATTTACAAAATCCTATTGCAGCAGAAAACACACTCTCAAAGATTGAATCTGCAATACTTGAAAGACTTGGCAACCCGGAAGATTTTGCAATATGGAGCTCAAAAAAGCAACGTCCATATCCGTATCGAAGAATAAATGTCGGAAATTATACAGTCTGGTATGTTGTAATTGATAATATTATGGAAATAAGGCGAATTTTATATTCAAGGCGTTACGAAGAAAATTTAATTTGA
- a CDS encoding type II toxin-antitoxin system HicB family antitoxin, with the protein MYLYPAIFYKDETGGYSVDFYDLELATCGDTLQEAFVMAEEALTGRIHLMLKDNEKLPIPTEFANIKKPKEAEFITLIKTDKKYLKQDKCLRKNVSLPAWLAEAAENANLNFSQELQNALKAKLQVGV; encoded by the coding sequence ATGTATTTATATCCGGCAATATTTTATAAAGACGAAACAGGCGGGTATTCCGTAGATTTTTATGATTTGGAACTGGCTACTTGCGGCGATACACTTCAGGAAGCTTTTGTTATGGCTGAAGAGGCTTTAACCGGACGCATACACTTAATGTTAAAAGATAATGAAAAGCTGCCTATACCGACAGAATTCGCTAATATTAAAAAACCTAAAGAAGCGGAATTTATTACTCTCATCAAAACGGACAAAAAATATTTAAAGCAAGATAAATGTCTTAGAAAAAATGTATCTCTTCCGGCCTGGCTTGCAGAAGCTGCCGAAAATGCCAATTTGAATTTTTCGCAAGAATTGCAAAATGCTCTTAAAGCAAAATTGCAGGTTGGAGTATAG
- a CDS encoding type II toxin-antitoxin system HicA family toxin: MNERMQAIKALEKAGYFLKRHGANHDIYCNIELRCSIPLKRHSFNKNDLRYIQKEIEQGAKK, from the coding sequence ATGAATGAACGAATGCAAGCAATAAAAGCATTAGAAAAAGCAGGGTATTTTTTAAAACGGCATGGGGCAAATCACGATATATATTGCAATATCGAATTAAGATGTTCTATTCCGCTTAAAAGGCATAGCTTTAATAAAAATGACTTGCGGTACATTCAAAAAGAAATTGAACAGGGAGCTAAAAAATGA
- a CDS encoding type II toxin-antitoxin system HicA family toxin gives MTFKEMEKIIKKDGWYLDSTVGSHYHYLHKSKKGKVTIPFHGNKDLSKLVINSILK, from the coding sequence ATGACATTTAAAGAAATGGAAAAGATAATAAAAAAAGACGGCTGGTATTTAGATTCAACAGTGGGGTCTCATTATCATTATTTGCACAAGTCAAAAAAAGGCAAGGTTACGATTCCATTTCATGGTAATAAAGATTTATCGAAATTGGTTATAAACAGTATTTTAAAATAG
- a CDS encoding type II toxin-antitoxin system Phd/YefM family antitoxin produces the protein MLQIRPVSDLRNKFSEIENIVISSRSPVFLTKNGYGSMVLMSLDMYESLTDNVENRLNEADFQAASTNVRLSHEDVFSDIRSRIKLGK, from the coding sequence ATGTTACAAATCAGACCTGTTTCAGATTTACGAAATAAATTTTCCGAAATAGAAAATATAGTTATTTCAAGTAGAAGTCCTGTATTTCTTACAAAAAACGGATACGGTTCTATGGTGCTAATGAGTCTTGATATGTACGAAAGTCTTACAGATAATGTGGAAAATAGACTTAATGAGGCTGATTTTCAGGCTGCTTCCACCAATGTTAGGCTTTCTCATGAAGATGTATTTTCAGATATCCGCTCTCGAATAAAGTTAGGTAAATGA
- a CDS encoding type II toxin-antitoxin system HicB family antitoxin, with the protein MKYVYTAIFTEEKDTVYARVPDLKGCITTGKDLQDAMKQMEDAMSAWLCVAEDEGFDIPNATPQKKILHTQNDILSIIKADTKKYRAMTYSRAVRKNVSLPAWLAEAAENANLNFSQELQNALKAKLQVGV; encoded by the coding sequence ATGAAATATGTTTATACTGCTATTTTTACGGAAGAAAAAGATACGGTATATGCACGAGTACCTGACCTCAAAGGCTGCATAACAACCGGTAAAGACTTACAGGATGCAATGAAGCAAATGGAAGATGCAATGTCGGCCTGGCTTTGTGTTGCAGAAGATGAAGGCTTTGATATTCCTAATGCGACACCTCAGAAAAAAATCCTACATACTCAAAATGATATACTTTCCATTATAAAGGCTGATACGAAAAAATATAGAGCTATGACATACTCGAGGGCAGTACGAAAAAATGTATCTCTCCCCGCCTGGCTTGCAGAAGCTGCCGAAAATGCCAATTTGAATTTTTCGCAAGAGTTGCAAAATGCCCTTAAAGCAAAATTACAGGTTGGGGTGTAG
- a CDS encoding putative toxin-antitoxin system toxin component, PIN family, which produces MKVPIIVIDTNVILSALKSRNGRSNQLLRIIDTGKFDFAISVPLILEYESVLKKHLDRSYYLEKDIDDFIDYLCYIGKKIKLFYLWRPYLKDPHDDHILEVEIHSNSKVIVTYNKKDFKEAEDLGICSLTPAEFINKINGGEK; this is translated from the coding sequence ATGAAGGTGCCAATAATAGTTATAGATACAAATGTGATTTTATCCGCACTAAAAAGTAGAAATGGAAGATCAAATCAGCTGTTAAGAATTATAGATACAGGTAAATTTGATTTTGCTATTTCTGTTCCGCTTATTTTGGAATATGAATCTGTTTTGAAAAAACACTTAGATCGCAGCTATTATTTAGAAAAAGACATTGACGATTTTATCGATTATCTTTGTTACATTGGAAAGAAAATAAAGCTTTTTTATTTGTGGAGACCATATTTAAAAGATCCTCATGATGATCATATATTGGAGGTAGAGATTCATTCTAACAGTAAGGTTATAGTAACATACAATAAAAAAGATTTTAAAGAAGCCGAAGATTTAGGTATATGTTCACTAACTCCGGCAGAATTTATAAATAAAATAAATGGAGGTGAAAAATGA